A section of the Telopea speciosissima isolate NSW1024214 ecotype Mountain lineage chromosome 3, Tspe_v1, whole genome shotgun sequence genome encodes:
- the LOC122655374 gene encoding probable WRKY transcription factor 70, with the protein MEKNSRLPENLSAGRQMAIEELIRGHEFATQLQIILLKSTEDHESVTAEELVAKILKSFTEALAVLNSGKSGENYEDPATAQDGSPCSDVQKIEDSGENRKRPASIDHPRGGYKRRKMVETWIKVTPKPIEDGHSWRKYGQKEILNAKYPRSYFRCTHKHDQGCLATKQIQKTEEENPPMYRTTYIGHHTCQDMLMKAPQFVMDSSPGEGFLLSFESNTSTKPEQLPSCFSSISSIKQEHKEQEKALVIDPKTHHYNQSSLEYFQWSDLPEINESSRPTSSVLLPSTPGSEDYGDVSGGYSCTTTTSSSHSSFDMSSVHFDEFKFDDLLY; encoded by the exons atGGAAAAAAATTCTCGGTTGCCGGAAAATTTATCTGCCGGTCGGCAAATGGCGATCGAAGAACTCATTCGGGGTCATGAATTTGCCACGCAACTTCAGATTATCCTCCTTAAGTCCACCGAAGATCATGAGTCAGTCACAGCAGAGGAGCTGGTTGCAAAGATCTTGAAATCGTTCACGGAGGCTCTTGCAGTACTGAATTCCGGCAAGTCTGGTGAGAATTATGAAGATCCGGCAACTGCGCAAGACGGTTCGCCTTGTTCCGATGTCCAGAAGATTGAAGATTCCGGCGAGAACAGGAAAAGACCCGCTTCCATTGATCATCCCAGAGGGGGTTATAAGAGGAG AAAGATGGTAGAGACATGGATCAAGGTCACTCCCAAGCCTATAGAAGACGGCCATTCCTGGCGAAAATACGGCCAGAAAGAGATTCTCAATGCCAAATACCCAAG GAGCTACTTCAGGTGTACCCACAAGCACGACCAAGGTTGTCTAGCAACCAAACAAATTCAAAAGACCGAAGAAGAGAATCCTCCAATGTATCGCACTACTTACATAGGCCACCACACATGCCAAGATATGCTCATGAAAGCCCCCCAATTTGTCATGGATAGCTCTCCTGGAGAGGGTTTTCTATTGAGCTTTGAATCAAACACTTCAACCAAACCAGAGCAGCTTCCCTCTTGCTTCTCATCAATCTCTTCTATCAAACAAGAACACAAGGAACAAGAAAAAGCCCTTGTTATTGATCCAAAAACCCATCATTACAACCAATCATCCTTGGAATATTTCCAATGGTCAGATCTACCAGAGATTAATGAATCATCTAGACCAACATCATCAGTATTGTTGCCTTCAACTCCAGGGTCAGAGGATTATGGAGATGTTTCAGGCGGGTATTCATGTACTACCACCACTAGCAGCTCTCACAGTAGCTTTGATATGAGTTCTGTTCATTTTGATGAATTCAAATTTGATGATTTGCTCTACTAG